One segment of Xanthomonas oryzae pv. oryzae DNA contains the following:
- a CDS encoding UbiH/UbiF family hydroxylase, whose protein sequence is MSRRSTRDAVIVGGGVVGAACALALTDAGLSVALVEGRAPARWRADQPDLRVYAFAADNVALLDSLGVWNAVRTARVQPYRRMRVWDAAGGGELGFDADTLGREQLGWIIENDVLVDRVWAAVHASGIEVHCPARVVELEQDATSVRLRLEDGSRLEAAMAIAADGAASTLRELAGLPVSRHAYAQRGVVAFVETEQPHQATAWQRFLTTGPLAFLPFAEGRSSIVWTLPDAEAERVLSLDDADFSRELTQAFAARLGEVRVASARTAFPLQRQLVQQYVSGPVLTLGDAAHVVHPLAGQGVNLGLRDVAALRQTVREAIAKRAEWAAPHRLQRWARTRRSENTVAAYGFDAINTVFSNDQMHLTLLRGSVLGLAGKLPPLVDMLWKRASGGA, encoded by the coding sequence ATGAGCCGACGCAGCACCCGTGATGCCGTGATCGTCGGCGGTGGCGTTGTCGGTGCCGCCTGCGCGCTGGCGCTGACCGATGCCGGCCTGAGCGTTGCCTTGGTCGAAGGGCGCGCGCCCGCACGCTGGCGCGCTGATCAACCTGATCTGCGCGTCTATGCCTTCGCCGCCGATAACGTTGCGTTGCTAGACAGCCTGGGCGTGTGGAACGCGGTGCGCACCGCACGCGTGCAGCCGTACCGGCGGATGCGCGTCTGGGACGCTGCTGGTGGCGGCGAACTGGGCTTCGATGCCGACACGCTCGGGCGCGAGCAACTGGGCTGGATCATCGAAAACGATGTACTGGTCGACCGCGTGTGGGCAGCCGTGCATGCGTCCGGCATCGAGGTGCATTGCCCCGCACGTGTGGTCGAGCTGGAACAGGACGCCACCAGCGTGCGCCTGCGCCTGGAGGACGGCAGCCGGTTGGAAGCGGCAATGGCGATTGCCGCCGATGGCGCGGCCTCTACCCTGCGTGAGCTCGCCGGGCTGCCGGTTTCGCGGCACGCCTACGCACAGCGTGGCGTGGTCGCTTTCGTGGAAACCGAGCAGCCGCATCAGGCCACTGCCTGGCAACGCTTCCTGACCACTGGGCCGCTGGCATTTTTGCCATTCGCCGAGGGGCGCAGTTCGATCGTGTGGACCTTGCCGGATGCCGAGGCCGAGCGTGTGCTTTCGCTGGACGATGCGGACTTTTCGCGCGAGTTGACCCAGGCCTTTGCCGCCCGTCTGGGCGAAGTGCGCGTGGCGTCGGCGCGCACCGCCTTCCCGCTGCAGCGGCAGTTAGTGCAGCAATACGTGAGCGGCCCCGTGCTGACGTTGGGCGACGCCGCGCATGTCGTGCATCCGCTGGCCGGGCAGGGCGTCAACCTGGGCCTGCGCGATGTGGCCGCGTTGCGTCAGACCGTGCGCGAGGCGATCGCCAAGCGTGCGGAGTGGGCCGCGCCGCATCGCCTGCAGCGCTGGGCGCGCACCCGGCGTAGCGAGAACACCGTTGCCGCCTACGGCTTCGACGCGATCAACACAGTGTTCTCCAATGACCAGATGCACCTGACCTTGTTGCGCGGATCGGTGCTTGGCCTGGCCGGCAAGTTGCCGCCGCTGGTCGATATGCTGTGGAAGCGCGCCTCCGGCGGCGCGTGA
- a CDS encoding IS1595-like element ISXo5 family transposase yields MAMNRVQFQAGLSLPAFLKRYGNAQQCEQALEISRWPQGFVCPRCAATAHSRFQRQGTTYWQCTACYRQTSLRSGTVMDNSKLPLRTWLLGMYLLGQSKTNLSALELMRHLGVSYPTAWRMKHKLMQAMTQREANRKLGGIVQLDDAYLGGERNGGKAGRGSENKRPFVIAVETTEDGRPLRAVMDPVPGFTKAALSEWIGQRLHPGADVYSDGLGAFRALEAEHAHTVIEGSGRSRCEAENARWVNVVLSNLKRSLDGAYHAFKFAKYAQRSLAETMWRFNRRFDLTRLVPSLLAAAAASKPWSERALRDVTLFTAESAC; encoded by the coding sequence ATGGCCATGAATCGTGTGCAGTTCCAAGCCGGGCTGTCGTTGCCGGCGTTCCTCAAGCGCTATGGCAACGCGCAGCAGTGCGAGCAGGCGTTGGAGATCTCGCGCTGGCCACAGGGCTTTGTTTGTCCGCGTTGCGCCGCTACCGCGCACAGTCGATTCCAGCGTCAAGGCACCACGTACTGGCAGTGCACGGCCTGCTATCGCCAGACCAGCCTGCGCTCGGGCACGGTGATGGACAACAGCAAGCTGCCGCTACGCACCTGGCTGCTTGGCATGTATCTGCTGGGCCAGAGCAAGACGAACCTGTCGGCGCTGGAGTTGATGCGACACCTGGGAGTGAGCTACCCGACAGCGTGGCGAATGAAGCACAAGCTGATGCAGGCCATGACCCAACGCGAGGCGAACCGCAAGTTGGGCGGGATCGTGCAACTGGACGATGCCTACCTGGGCGGAGAACGCAACGGTGGCAAGGCCGGGCGCGGCTCGGAGAACAAGCGCCCTTTCGTGATCGCCGTGGAGACCACTGAAGACGGTCGTCCATTGCGCGCGGTGATGGATCCGGTCCCAGGCTTCACCAAGGCGGCGCTGTCGGAATGGATCGGGCAACGCCTGCATCCTGGAGCAGATGTCTACAGTGATGGACTCGGTGCGTTTCGAGCACTGGAAGCCGAGCACGCGCACACGGTGATCGAAGGCAGCGGTCGAAGTCGCTGCGAGGCAGAGAACGCACGCTGGGTCAACGTGGTGTTGTCCAACCTAAAGCGTTCGCTGGACGGTGCCTATCACGCCTTCAAATTCGCCAAATACGCCCAGCGCTCCCTGGCAGAGACGATGTGGCGGTTCAACCGCCGTTTCGATCTGACCCGGCTGGTGCCCAGCTTGCTGGCCGCCGCAGCCGCCAGCAAGCCGTGGTCCGAGCGGGCCCTGCGTGATGTCACCCTGTTCACCGCTGAAAGTGCGTGCTAA